A genomic stretch from Budorcas taxicolor isolate Tak-1 chromosome 15, Takin1.1, whole genome shotgun sequence includes:
- the FAM111B gene encoding serine protease FAM111B, whose amino-acid sequence MNFIKTEENTSFSATGNDQGTRPEASKDTVIEEACSGTPVDQSLPDIRECNSTIKVKSEVSEHETSSERQNPHVSTGEKCHFTFSLNERLRKSDRSVFTAFGGPNENIYSVLSAHDHFSERMKKHVYENIIVYEEKTIQAHINLGMPLRCLPSGSHLKITFGQKRINQEDGQVLRLCKNPDAECILFHIVAIGKTIKKILKIKELHEPGTTVLVYALKGETIKEALCNDGRFRSDLDILEWRVTEGHNKIYGKQSMVDEVSGKVLELDIPKNMSVKKRTHKKIKPEDENATEGISPQALTQSKSKVDEPKKDGETEDAEHNREKILPCQSLGLDIKHKTSRSISKIKRYYNSNLYKRLRRKTTQVRRRLSLGRQYAIQKIQRETTNLWVKNLQILNKVMMPQYPNFNKEALRIQKYFQEEQKRMKLSTFKQFRVYKNYFGKVTENSVSVAICERLVHLSKSVGFIKWDNNGNTGNATCFVFNNDFIFTCRHVLHFIVGEGTDPKSWPAIISTCAKVTFAYKEFCPNYVDWLSFEPWFLMSDETLDYAILKLSENGNGFPPGLSKLISPQPSSGLLYLIGHPEGQIKKIDGCSVIPLEQRLERCKEHYSDGVVPGSCSDIYNAFPMFTQRSFLSDVWNTNTLSYDTCFFSGSSGSPVFNASGRLVAMHSFGYVYNRVNKPYALEFGYSMESILCDIKRKDENLYKSLQEEKNESHNEEKDNKQELSLQENQVESMQY is encoded by the exons ATGAATTTCATAAAGACTGAAGAGAATACATCATTCAGTGCTACAGGAAATGACCAAGGTACCAGACCTGAAGCATCAAAG gaTACTGTCATAGAGGAGGCGTGTTCGGGCACACCTGTCGATCAGTCTCTGCCTGACATACGAGAATGTAACAGCACCATTAAAGTTAAAAGTGAAGTCAGCGAGCATGAAACATCCTCTGAACGACAGAACCCACACGTGAGCACCggtgaaaaatgtcatttcacCTTTAGTTTGAATGAACGCCTCAGAAAGTCAGACCGTAGTGTGTTTACAGCGTTTGGTGGGCCCAATGAGAATATCTATTCAGTTCTGAGTGCTCATGACCATTTCAGTGAAAGGATGAAGAAACATGTATATGAGAACATCATTGTTtatgaagaaaaaacaatacaAGCGCATATAAATTTAGGAATGCCTCTCAGATGCCTACCTAGTGGTTCCCATTTGAAAATAACATTTGGTCAAAAAAGGATTAACCAGGAAGATGGTCAGGTATTACGCCTCTGTAAAAATCCAGATGctgaatgcattctttttcacattgttGCTATTGGgaagaccataaagaagattctTAAGATTAAGGAACTTCATGAACCAGGAACTACAGTTCTCGTCTATGCCTTGAAGGGTGAGACTATCAAAGAAGCCCTTTGCAATGATGGCCGATTTCGCTCAGATCTAGACATACTTGAATGGAGAGTAACAGAAGGTCACAATAAAATTTATGGAAAACAGTCCATGGTGGATGAAGTATCTGGAAAAGTCTTAGAATTGGACATTCCTAAAAATATGTCTGTCAAGAAACGTACCCATAAAAAAATTAAACCGGAAGATGAAAATGCCACTGAAGGTATCAGTCCACAGGCTTTAACACAGTCTAAGAGCAAAGTCGATGAACCaaagaaagatggagaaactgaagatGCAGAACACAACAGAGAAAAAATTCTCCCATGTCAGAGTCTAGGGCTTGATATTAAACATAAGACATCCCGGTCCATTTCCAAAATTAAACGTTATTACAATAGTAATCTCTACAAAAGACTTAGGAGAAAAACCACACAAGTTAGGCGAAGGCTCTCTCTAG GTAGGCAATATGCTATTCAGAAAATCCAAAGGGAGACAACTAATCTCTGGGTAAAGAATTTACAAATATTGAACAAAGTTATGATGCCTCAGTATCCAAATTTTAATAAAGAGGCACTTCGGATACAAAAGTATTTTCaggaagaacagaagagaatGAAACTGTCAACGTTTAAACAATTCAGAGTGTATAAAAATTACTTTGGAAAAGTGACTGAAAATTCTGTTTCAGTTGCAATCTGTGAACGTCTTGTTCATCTTAGTAAGTCAGTTGGATTCATAAAATGGGACAATAATGGAAACACAGGCAATGCTACTTGCTTTGTTTTCaacaatgattttattttcacctGTAGACATGTTTTACACTTCATCGTGGGAGAAGGTACAGATCCAAAGTCATGGCCAGCTATAATAAGCACATGTGCCAAGGTCACTTTTGCTTATAAAGAGTTCTGCCCTAACTATGTTGATTGGCTTTCCTTTGAGCCATGGTTTCTGATGTCTGATGAAACTCTAGATTATGCCATTTTAAAActaagtgaaaatggaaatgGATTTCCTCCAGGCCTGTCAAAACTGATTTCGCCTCAACCATCTAGTGGTTTACTTTATTTAATTGGTCACCCAGAAGGCCAGATCAAGAAAATAGATGGTTGTTCTGTGATTCCTCTAGAGCAACGGTTAGAGAGGTGCAAAGAACATTATTCAGATGGGGTAGTACCAGGATCCTGTTCAGACATTTATAATGCTTTCCCTATGTTTACCCAGAGAAGTTTCCTGTCAGACGTTTGGAACACTAACACACTTAgttatgatacttgtttttttaGTGGGTCTTCTGGCTCCCCAGTGTTTAATGCATCTGGCAGGTTGGTTGCTATGCACTCCTTTGGGTATGTTTATAACCGTGTAAATAAGCCTTATGCCCTTGAATTTGGCTATTCTATGGAATCTATTCTTTGTGATATTAAACGGAAAGATGAGAACTTGTACAAATCAttacaagaagagaaaaatgagagccACAATGAAGAGAAAGATAACAAACAAGAACTgtcacttcaagaaaatcaggTTGAATCCATGCAATATTAG